A region from the Benincasa hispida cultivar B227 chromosome 12, ASM972705v1, whole genome shotgun sequence genome encodes:
- the LOC120068036 gene encoding GATA transcription factor 1, with protein MESSLAFMDDLLDFSSDIGEEDEEDDVVPPFSVKPKSSSTTAADSSELNAAAMHPDDSSSCRVLPEEDYGEEELEWLSNEDAFPAVETFVDILSDHHHHAPPPPPPLTSVSKQNSPVSVLESTSISSHGETNNGGNKMSVHGSGSILMSCCGGLKVPGKARSKRRRGRHISGHHLWFKQQPSSKNVKQVVSTTATAAVTGTAAIGRKCLHCGAEKTPQWRAGPFGPKTLCNACGVRFKSGRLVPEYRPASSPTFSAELHSNSHRKVMEMRRQKQLGMVVNPMDKG; from the exons ATGGAGTCTTCTTTGGCTTTCATGGATGACCTTCTGGATTTCTCTTCGGATATAGgtgaggaagatgaagaagacgaCGTCGTTCCACCCTTTTCCGTTAAGCCCAAATCTTCTTCTACCACGGCGGCGGACTCGTCGGAGTTGAACGCCGCCGCTATGCACCCGGATGATTCTTCTTCTTGCCGTGTTTTGCCT GAAGAAGATTATGGAGAGGAGGAACTCGAGTGGCTATCAAATGAAGATGCATTTCCGGCCGTCGAGACATTCGTCGACATTCTCTCTGACCACCACCACCAcgcgccgccgccgccgccgccgttAACGAGCGTTTCGAAACAGAATAGTCCGGTTTCGGTTCTCGAAAGCACTTCAATCAGCAGCCATGGTGAAACTAACAACGGTGGTAATAAAATGAGTGTCCATGGTAGTGGTAGCATTCTGATGAGTTGCTGTGGCGGCCTGAAAGTTCCCGGCAAGGCCAGAAGCAAGCGCCGCCGTGGACGACACATTTCCGGCCACCATCTCTGGTTCAAGCAGCAACCCAGTTCGAAGAATGTAAAACAAGTAGTATCCACCACCGCGACTGCGGCGGTGACGGGGACGGCGGCGATTGGGAGAAAATGCCTACATTGTGGAGCGGAAAAAACGCCGCAATGGCGAGCCGGTCCATTTGGGCCGAAAACGTTGTGTAATGCTTGTGGAGTGAGGTTCAAATCAGGGCGGTTGGTGCCGGAGTACCGGCCAGCGAGTAGTCCGACGTTCTCGGCGGAGCTGCACTCGAATTCTCACCGGAAAGTGATGGAAATGAGGAGACAGAAGCAGTTAGGTATGGTGGTGAATCCAATGGATAAAGGGTGA